A stretch of Fusarium poae strain DAOMC 252244 chromosome 2, whole genome shotgun sequence DNA encodes these proteins:
- a CDS encoding hypothetical protein (BUSCO:15817at5125): MQPSRSQPRGPGSFNPSSSSSIQPSQLSTTSSRPALRRVETSDDEDDTPRPSITIPKSRQPSQPQPSSPATPIYAQFTTHGNSSTASLGHHNFSRPANSRSVTQGSPATLIKGHARKHSATQGSFEPTLPSMSISNISSHLGMSQQNPSTTSMSAAAAAAAAASASNVSLSASQMAAQAAVMSHQNHSRQRSQTVPFPGDPNDGVRRGSGSKGPTSPPMLSLTEASAPRDTGFVNHGGYGGPHSSAATAAANVVFPRSGHTSPRVSPQPYSQPPPLPPPVTEKPSKMEKSKVKLFSRPGKISTKGESKEKPLPSPGKIGSALSALQRGNFSTNSLVDPGNQSIYNLNNSSSATIRPIETPTEEREKDKEKGKEKEKKHHFLSRQKQKLKDEYHLPLSSAASNSRPTDPNAPNPLYNFNIPPSPAPTSSTFSKTKKDKKSAERSDSRLDGESSFNGQSEWPGPSSLPSLSQQSTMYDPIDPGKLGLHNHMSLDDAWPYLRAKLLVIFEGEDLRLPIEDFNRVVQMHIQWCMHRRSPNTMLEDLRDLLHTGFLSLDRTLRQTPEDRFIPTLVELWMFTFTSILPYMQAVFLPLDLEVSGCGTLMTGEQAREFWGGAVTSSFGSGGAARVAPAPSVLDVRRLVLIAYRDTVILPRYDTLKNIFSRLSLEFLPSSLASMAMSSTPEALLSTSPSESFGRPGTAMSLDPSNASYNSTSTTLLGEGSAGGRSRAISNVSFGSHGSDGGLRPFTPSGSGGVPPVPSLASLRDREQNVEDSKHITEMVGRMLQCMSVLSGVSAGDVGAEGNERVVELCKMLKLNWLGRGRTGRNRRGMVGGRVRRDDMRDEVRVI, from the coding sequence ATGCAACCCTCACGCTCTCAACCCCGCGGCCCGGGCAGCTTCAATCCGTCATCAAGCTCATCTATCCAGCCTTCACAACTTTCAACAACATCCTCGAGACCTGCTCTGCGTCGAGTCGAAACctcagacgacgaagacgatacCCCCCGGCCGTCCATAACAATACCCAAGTCGCGACAACCTTCGCAACCGCAGCCCTCGTCTCCCGCGACACCGATATACGCACAATTTACGACGCATGGAAACTCAAGTACTGCGAGTTTAGGCCATCACAACTTTTCGAGGCCAGCAAACTCAAGGTCCGTTACCCAAGGGTCGCCGGCGACACTGATCAAGGGTCATGCGCGCAAACATTCAGCTACACAAGGCTCCTTTGAACCTACCCTACCATCCATGAGTATTTCGAATATATCTTCACATCTCGGAATGTCTCAACAAAATCCATCTACCACTTCCATGTCCGCCGCGGCGGCAGCGGCTGCAGCTGCCTCTGCCTCCAATGTTAGCTTGTCCGCGAGCCAGATGGCGGCGCAGGCGGCCGTCATGTCACATCAGAACCATTCACGTCAGCGATCGCAGACAGTACCTTTCCCCGGCGATCCGAACGATGGTGTGCGGCGAGGGAGCGGTAGCAAAGGTCCCACGAGTCCGCCAATGCTGAGTTTGACGGAGGCAAGTGCGCCAAGGGATACTGGGTTCGTGAATCATGGCGGATATGGCGGGCCTCACTCTTCTGCTGCCACGGCGGCTGCGAATGTTGTTTTCCCTCGATCTGGTCACACTTCTCCTAGGGTATCACCTCAACCATATTCACAACCACCTCCACTGCCACCCCCAGTGACGGAAAAGCCAAGCAAGATGGAAAAGTCCAAGGTCAAGCTTTTCTCTCGTCCAGGCAAAATCAGCACCAAGGGTGAGTCGAAGGAGAAGCCGCTACCGAGCCCAGGAAAGATTGGCTCTGCGCTATCAGCTCTTCAGCGTGGGAACTTCAGTACGAACAGCCTGGTTGACCCAGGTAACCAATCCATATATAACCTCAACAACTCATCTTCAGCGACCATACGACCTATCGAAACGCCTactgaagaaagagagaaggACAAGGAAAAGGGCAaggaaaaggagaagaaacaTCACTTTCTATCGCGACAAAAGCAGAAGCTTAAAGATGAATATCACCTCCCGTTATCATCCGCGGCCAGCAACTCTCGCCCAACAGATCCCAACGCACCAAACCCATTATACAACTTTAATATCCCACCAAGCCCAGCACCCACGTCTTCAACGTTCTCCAAAACTAAAAAGGACAAGAAGAGCGCTGAGCGATCGGATAGCCGGTTGGATGGCGAGTCTAGTTTCAACGGGCAAAGCGAATGGCCTGGACCTAGTAGTCTGCCATCTCTGTCCCAACAATCGACCATGTACGATCCCATTGATCCAGGAAAGCTGGGCCTCCATAACCACATGTCGCTGGACGATGCGTGGCCGTATCTCAGAGCCAAGCTGCTGGTTATCTTTGAGGGTGAGGACCTTCGACTTCCTATAGAAGACTTTAACCGTGTTGTGCAAATGCACATCCAGTGGTGTATGCATAGACGCTCTCCAAACACCATGCTGGAAGACTTACGGGATCTTCTACACACAGGGTTCTTGTCACTGGATCGAACGCTGCGTCAGACCCCCGAAGATCGCTTTATTCCGACGCTTGTGGAGCTTTGGATGTTTACCTTCACCTCCATCTTGCCGTACATGCAGGCCGTCTTCCTCCCGCTGGATCTCGAGGTATCAGGCTGCGGTACACTTATGACCGGCGAGCAAGCTCGTGAGTTCTGGGGAGGTGCTGTCACTTCTTCCTTTGGTTCAGGGGGGGCAGCTCGTGTGGCACCGGCACCATCAGTCCTTGATGTGAGAAGGCTAGTCCTCATCGCCTATAGAGATACTGTCATTCTACCACGCTACGACACGCTCAAGAACATATTTTCACGTCTCTCTCTCGAATTCTTACCATCGTCCCTTGCAAGCATGGCAATGTCGtctacgcccgaagcgttacTATCCACTTCGCCTTCTGAATCGTTTGGCCGTCCTGGCACAGCAATGTCTCTTGATCCATCCAACGCTTCTTACAACTCAACAAGCACAACCCTCCTCGGAGAAGGTTCCGCCGGAGGTCGCAGTCGCGCCATCAGCAATGTCAGCTTTGGCAGTCACGGTAGCGATGGTGGCTTAAGACCGTTTACACCCTCGGGAAGCGGAGGCGTTCCGCCTGTACCCTCCTTGGCCAGTCTACGGGACCGCGAGCAGAACGTTGAGGACTCGAAACACATCACCGAAATGGTTGGCCGGATGCTGCAATGCATGAGTGTCTTGTCGGGCGTGTCGGCGGGTGATGTTGGCGCCGAAGGAAACGAGAGAGTCGTGGAGCTATGTAAGATGCTGAAGCTCAACTGGCTGGGTAGAGGAAGAACAGGAAGAAACAGAAGGGGAATGGTCGGTGGCAGAGTGAGGAGGGATGATATGAGGGATGAAGTTCGTGTTATTTAG